A window of the Cytophagaceae bacterium genome harbors these coding sequences:
- a CDS encoding S8 family serine peptidase — protein sequence MKKIYTLIILQLVLTNLFSQNQFVQYSTQEYYIKIKQISKKSDKSYSLPLQVNISEELPFLLSNSAEIKSVVRPFYTSSSEILQSIYRITLTDKSNQNKFINDIKNSKDVEYIEPVPIFKTIYTPNDPGISSLYHLDKLKAYQAWDITKGATNITIGIVDDAVQINHPDLANNIVPGWDIVDNDNDPSPPSLSYDHGTHVAGIAGAVSDNNIGVASISMNKGKIMGVRASNSPGYITHGFEGVSWAANNGAKIINMSWGGGAYSITGQQVMNDAFNQGVILVAAAGNSSTNSLHYPSAYDNVLAVASTTNTDQLSYFSNFGTWIDISAPGSGIYSTVPFDAYDTYSGTSMASPLTAGALAFIWSVKSNLNASQIIEIMKNTADNIDVQNPTMIGQLGAGRINLLKAISCSDFSAVVSPFENQIICSSGSSVLLTANSVPDATYQWYKNTIAISGATGMTLDVNTSGNYFVQINKSTCGLNSNVVEVQVMPENSFNLTSSRTPATLCNDSFTLTAPLISGASYTWKKNGTIIEGSSTNILTVDQTGSYEVEISKQGCSSVTSTSISVTGLNLSLSPSGSVTLCSGESQLLSLPSNPNAIFQWKNGSLYIGNNTNTLIVNQPGVYSCVVTTSECGSTTSQVVNVGVIPNTINISTSGSPIICVNSGVNINAPLIVGAKYQWKKDGINIGLNQNTLLATTGGVYQLFVSKADGNCLVTSQTIVIEHMNTNVNITPLNPVTICNGESVTLKTNVLNGVTYSWKKNDVIIGAGSDSISVNESGSYKVIVSRFECHIESPIVTVSIIPDILPLISSGSTFLCQGNYISLQTTSFQGMNYNWKKNNIEIPNSNNSIISVNSPGKYVVTLSHPNRNCSITSDTLNINEIRNTLNIVNNQIGTICSGDSLLISSTAIPGAIYKWQKNTIDINGATSLNYFAKTSGIYRLKGTLLGCTFYSNSDTLNVSSIQSMPPNNPVNISICDGETNLPLSVGFEMCSQGGTVVANYNGGTIGYDAGQQSGPNPTVIINGLSGGLSNLEIDVTWEKKDASSYNSCGTIHQGGSPYLGEMRINLKAPNGSILTLIPLNYYGGNYAGVINQKFKVGGTSLSTIPVSGVFEPSDSFVSLYGSNPNGVWELMGYDSEGADPLCISAFSVKASTASTNNSPNITWWSTSAEKIGRLGTGVSYLPSINEPGTYTYYAQAQCQTLCPSSRIPVTFTIKPKIIVPGQAPIVTGKIGEISKVSPITLCDNESATLNGTCLSGNIFWSNGEAGNSLTVRPELPTQYSSYCLLNSENCSSSEQSNSITVSLGNSPLVITCPIPGNSNQIIHGKTLTGRNHILNTSKIEFVGEKSISLEPGFFISSETQSVFKANIGSCITPEPPNHTITLQPNGQNGIDAVFSFLAPNNNYGSLEDLLIYSWTQSGLENVSRSVIKFDLSILPPNIVIDSVFLSLYNNPTSAYSGPRDASNNVAEGYFIHRVTSNWDEMAVTWNTRPSFSEDNKVSVIVPSNKSSNYENINVTNLYRDIYNSLPENYGIMLKFWTESPYRSIVLASSDNPNQNIRPKLVIYYRSLN from the coding sequence ATGAAAAAAATCTATACTTTAATTATTTTACAATTAGTACTTACAAATTTATTTTCTCAGAACCAATTTGTTCAATATTCAACTCAAGAATATTATATTAAAATAAAGCAAATTAGTAAGAAATCAGATAAATCCTACAGCTTGCCTTTGCAAGTTAATATTTCCGAAGAATTGCCTTTTTTACTAAGTAATTCTGCAGAAATAAAAAGCGTTGTTCGCCCATTTTATACATCTTCAAGTGAAATATTGCAAAGCATTTACAGAATTACTCTAACAGATAAATCCAACCAAAATAAATTTATAAATGATATTAAAAACAGCAAAGATGTTGAATATATTGAACCGGTTCCAATTTTTAAAACAATTTATACACCAAATGATCCGGGAATTTCATCTCTTTACCATTTGGATAAACTAAAAGCATATCAGGCGTGGGATATCACCAAAGGAGCTACAAATATTACAATAGGGATTGTAGATGATGCGGTACAAATTAACCATCCTGACTTAGCTAATAATATTGTTCCGGGCTGGGATATTGTAGATAATGATAATGACCCAAGTCCTCCTTCACTATCTTATGATCATGGTACACATGTTGCTGGTATTGCTGGTGCAGTTTCTGACAATAATATTGGTGTTGCCTCAATTTCGATGAATAAAGGGAAAATAATGGGAGTACGTGCTTCAAATTCCCCGGGATATATCACCCATGGTTTTGAAGGGGTGTCTTGGGCGGCAAATAATGGTGCTAAAATTATTAATATGTCTTGGGGAGGTGGGGCGTATTCAATAACAGGTCAGCAAGTTATGAATGATGCATTTAATCAGGGCGTTATTTTAGTTGCCGCAGCTGGTAACTCTTCAACTAATAGTTTACACTATCCTTCTGCTTATGATAATGTTCTTGCAGTAGCAAGTACCACTAATACCGATCAATTGAGTTATTTTTCGAATTTCGGTACTTGGATTGATATTTCAGCACCCGGAAGTGGTATTTATAGCACTGTGCCTTTCGATGCATATGATACTTATAGTGGAACATCAATGGCTTCTCCACTTACTGCAGGTGCTTTGGCATTTATTTGGTCAGTTAAATCAAATTTAAATGCAAGTCAGATTATTGAAATTATGAAAAATACTGCAGACAATATAGATGTTCAAAATCCTACAATGATTGGTCAATTAGGAGCTGGAAGAATAAATTTATTAAAAGCAATTTCTTGTTCTGATTTTTCGGCTGTCGTTTCACCTTTTGAAAACCAAATTATTTGCAGTTCAGGTTCTTCGGTCCTACTTACTGCTAATTCTGTTCCAGATGCAACTTATCAATGGTATAAAAACACAATAGCTATTTCGGGTGCCACTGGGATGACATTAGATGTGAACACCTCTGGTAATTATTTTGTGCAAATAAATAAAAGTACCTGCGGTCTAAATTCCAATGTTGTTGAAGTTCAGGTAATGCCTGAGAATAGCTTCAATTTAACAAGTTCAAGGACTCCTGCCACATTGTGCAATGATAGTTTTACACTTACCGCACCATTGATTTCTGGAGCGTCATATACATGGAAAAAAAACGGAACAATTATAGAAGGGTCTTCAACAAACATTCTAACTGTTGACCAAACTGGATCTTATGAAGTTGAAATTAGCAAACAAGGCTGTAGCTCAGTAACTTCTACTTCCATAAGCGTAACAGGGTTGAATTTATCACTTTCTCCTTCAGGGAGTGTTACTTTATGTTCTGGCGAAAGTCAATTATTATCTTTACCAAGTAATCCAAATGCAATTTTTCAATGGAAAAATGGCTCTTTATACATTGGTAATAATACTAATACATTAATTGTTAATCAACCTGGTGTATATTCTTGTGTGGTTACTACATCAGAATGCGGCAGTACGACTTCGCAAGTTGTAAATGTTGGTGTTATACCAAATACAATTAATATTTCTACCTCAGGGTCTCCAATAATTTGTGTAAACTCAGGGGTAAATATTAATGCACCATTAATAGTTGGAGCTAAATATCAATGGAAAAAAGATGGTATCAACATCGGTCTCAATCAAAACACATTGCTGGCTACTACCGGAGGAGTTTATCAACTTTTTGTTTCAAAAGCTGATGGAAATTGTTTAGTTACTTCTCAGACAATTGTTATTGAACATATGAATACGAATGTTAATATAACTCCATTGAATCCAGTTACAATTTGTAACGGTGAAAGCGTAACGTTAAAAACTAATGTTTTAAATGGAGTCACATATTCTTGGAAAAAAAACGATGTAATTATTGGTGCTGGAAGTGATTCTATATCAGTTAATGAAAGCGGCTCTTATAAGGTAATTGTTTCAAGATTTGAGTGTCATATTGAATCTCCAATTGTAACTGTTAGTATTATTCCCGACATTTTACCTTTAATTTCCTCTGGTTCTACATTTCTTTGTCAAGGAAATTATATTTCACTCCAAACGACATCTTTTCAAGGAATGAATTACAATTGGAAGAAAAACAATATAGAAATACCAAATTCCAATAATAGTATTATTTCTGTTAATAGTCCAGGAAAATATGTTGTAACCTTAAGCCACCCAAATAGAAACTGTTCGATCACTTCAGACACCTTAAATATCAATGAAATAAGAAATACATTAAATATTGTAAATAATCAAATTGGTACAATTTGCTCAGGTGATAGTTTGTTAATTTCCAGCACTGCTATTCCAGGTGCAATTTATAAGTGGCAAAAAAATACAATAGATATTAATGGGGCAACTAGCTTAAATTATTTTGCAAAAACGTCTGGTATTTACAGGTTGAAAGGAACTCTTTTAGGATGTACTTTTTATTCCAATAGTGATACTTTAAACGTCAGTTCTATTCAATCTATGCCTCCAAATAATCCTGTTAATATTTCAATTTGTGATGGTGAAACGAATCTTCCACTATCAGTTGGGTTTGAAATGTGTTCACAAGGAGGAACTGTAGTCGCAAATTATAATGGTGGAACAATTGGTTATGATGCAGGTCAACAAAGTGGTCCTAATCCTACAGTAATTATTAATGGTCTTTCTGGAGGATTGTCAAATTTAGAAATAGATGTTACCTGGGAGAAGAAAGATGCCTCCAGTTATAATTCTTGTGGTACAATACATCAAGGTGGAAGCCCATATTTAGGAGAAATGAGAATCAATCTTAAAGCACCAAATGGAAGTATTTTAACACTTATTCCACTTAATTATTATGGAGGAAATTACGCAGGCGTCATAAATCAAAAATTTAAAGTGGGTGGTACATCTTTAAGTACTATTCCTGTATCTGGTGTTTTTGAGCCAAGTGATTCATTTGTAAGCCTCTATGGCTCAAATCCAAATGGTGTTTGGGAATTGATGGGATATGATTCCGAGGGGGCAGACCCTTTGTGTATTTCAGCTTTTTCTGTTAAAGCTTCAACCGCTTCCACTAATAATTCACCCAATATTACATGGTGGTCAACCTCTGCTGAAAAGATTGGAAGACTTGGTACCGGAGTAAGTTATTTACCTTCAATTAATGAACCTGGCACATATACTTATTATGCCCAAGCTCAGTGTCAAACTCTTTGCCCAAGTTCAAGAATTCCAGTTACATTTACGATAAAGCCAAAAATAATTGTTCCAGGGCAAGCTCCTATTGTTACAGGTAAAATAGGAGAAATTTCAAAAGTTTCTCCAATAACTTTGTGTGATAATGAATCCGCTACTTTGAATGGTACCTGTTTATCTGGAAATATATTTTGGTCTAATGGCGAAGCAGGTAATTCCTTGACTGTAAGGCCTGAATTGCCTACACAGTATTCCTCTTATTGTTTGCTAAATTCTGAAAATTGTAGTTCTTCCGAACAATCAAATTCAATTACTGTTTCATTAGGGAATTCTCCTTTAGTTATTACTTGCCCTATCCCTGGAAATTCTAATCAAATTATACATGGAAAAACACTAACAGGTAGAAATCATATATTGAATACATCAAAAATAGAATTTGTAGGTGAGAAAAGTATTAGTTTAGAACCGGGATTTTTCATAAGTTCGGAAACACAATCAGTTTTCAAAGCTAATATTGGAAGTTGTATTACTCCTGAACCACCAAATCATACAATCACCCTTCAGCCAAACGGTCAAAATGGGATTGATGCAGTTTTTAGTTTTTTAGCCCCAAACAATAATTATGGCTCACTTGAGGATTTACTTATTTATTCATGGACTCAAAGTGGCTTAGAAAATGTTAGTAGATCAGTAATTAAGTTTGATTTGTCAATACTACCTCCAAATATTGTTATAGATAGCGTATTTCTTTCGTTGTATAACAATCCAACATCAGCGTATTCTGGTCCCAGAGATGCTTCAAATAATGTTGCGGAAGGATATTTTATTCATCGGGTAACATCTAATTGGGATGAGATGGCTGTTACTTGGAATACGCGACCTTCTTTCTCAGAAGATAACAAGGTTTCAGTAATTGTACCATCCAATAAATCAAGTAATTATGAAAATATTAATGTTACTAATTTATATAGAGATATATATAACAGTTTACCTGAAAATTATGGGATAATGTTGAAATTCTGGACAGAAAGTCCCTACCGGTCTATTGTTTTGGCTTCAAGCGATAATCCAAATCAAAATATTCGGCCCAAATTAGTAATCTACTATCGAAGTCTGAATTAG
- a CDS encoding DUF2116 family Zn-ribbon domain-containing protein → MKHCPECGNPILGRIDKKFCSDMCRNTYNNKLKADDTNYIRNINNTLKKNRRILELLCPEEKSKTTRKTLNDKGFDFNHITHIRKTQKGSVYMFVYDFGYLELENDFFLIVKDNRSKD, encoded by the coding sequence ATGAAACACTGCCCCGAATGCGGTAATCCTATTTTGGGTAGAATTGATAAAAAATTCTGCTCTGATATGTGTCGCAACACCTACAACAATAAGCTGAAAGCCGATGACACCAATTATATAAGGAATATCAATAATACGCTCAAAAAAAATCGTCGGATATTAGAATTACTTTGCCCAGAAGAAAAAAGCAAAACAACGCGTAAAACATTGAATGACAAAGGTTTTGACTTTAACCATATAACCCACATCAGGAAAACACAAAAAGGGTCAGTTTATATGTTTGTATATGATTTTGGCTATCTTGAACTCGAAAATGATTTTTTCCTTATAGTAAAAGACAATAGATCGAAAGATTGA
- a CDS encoding alpha/beta hydrolase, with amino-acid sequence MNVILLHGFGENASIWDNFIPLLDKNHKYFTPDFSKKKDCFSIPEYAEWLHKEFEKNGIKEAVIIGHSMGGYIAIEACHQFPDKIIGLGMFHSTAAADSEEKKDARDKTIQFLIKHDTEMFIRHFYPNMFSEAFKSANKDFINNNIQLFSKIPNEALLAATIAMKGRRSHFETLKELTFPVFQIIGVYDTFVTFQDALSQSVLPKKPNVLLLDDVAHAGMLESPQMCADFINNFLSKIA; translated from the coding sequence ATGAACGTAATATTGTTACATGGTTTTGGTGAAAATGCCAGTATTTGGGATAATTTCATTCCTTTACTAGACAAAAATCATAAATATTTCACCCCTGATTTTTCTAAGAAGAAAGACTGCTTTTCGATACCGGAATATGCTGAATGGCTTCATAAAGAATTTGAAAAAAACGGCATAAAAGAGGCAGTTATAATTGGGCATTCTATGGGAGGCTATATCGCAATCGAAGCGTGTCACCAGTTTCCTGATAAAATAATTGGTTTGGGTATGTTTCACTCTACAGCTGCTGCCGATTCTGAAGAAAAGAAAGACGCCCGCGATAAAACAATTCAATTTCTGATTAAACATGATACCGAAATGTTTATAAGGCATTTTTATCCAAATATGTTTAGTGAGGCATTCAAATCAGCCAATAAAGACTTCATTAACAACAACATACAGCTTTTTAGCAAGATCCCCAATGAGGCACTTTTGGCCGCTACTATTGCTATGAAAGGCCGGAGAAGTCATTTTGAGACTTTGAAAGAATTAACATTCCCTGTATTTCAGATTATCGGGGTTTACGATACTTTCGTTACTTTTCAGGATGCACTTTCACAATCAGTTTTGCCTAAAAAACCAAATGTTTTATTGCTTGATGATGTTGCACATGCAGGTATGCTTGAAAGCCCCCAAATGTGTGCCGATTTCATCAATAATTTCCTAAGTAAAATTGCTTAA
- the rodA gene encoding rod shape-determining protein RodA has product MAKDIDIKQGIDWTTIWIYVALLTIGLVNIYAAVYDVDGPQPIFSLSHNAGRQILFMFVAFALILVILFVDFKVYDTFAYIFYGLMILLLLATIFLGSDIKGSRSWIKLGTFSLQPAEFSKTFTVLALAKYLSTMGVNVSKLRYALRAALFIFVPPIIIILQKETGSALTFAALIIVLYREGLPGVYPALMLAFIVMLILALVFPNWAVVMGLALAGVLFWYLFLKRYERTKQNFQRILGLFILFSGFVLTVDFTINNVLAPHQQKRIKVLVNPDIDPLGAAWNVTQSKTAIGSGGFMGKGYLKGTMTKGDFVPEQTTDFIFCTVGEEWGFVGSFVLLGLYFILLNRILSLAEKQKSKFARIYGYGVASIIFFHILVNIGMTVGLMPVIGIPLPFVSYGGSSLLSFTLLLFIFLKLDAH; this is encoded by the coding sequence ATGGCAAAAGATATAGATATAAAACAAGGAATTGACTGGACTACCATTTGGATTTACGTTGCTTTACTAACCATAGGTTTAGTCAATATATACGCTGCTGTCTATGATGTTGATGGACCACAGCCAATCTTTTCATTGAGTCATAATGCAGGCAGACAAATTTTGTTCATGTTTGTGGCGTTCGCTTTGATATTGGTTATACTTTTTGTTGATTTTAAAGTCTATGATACGTTTGCCTATATATTTTATGGTTTAATGATTCTTTTATTATTAGCCACTATTTTTTTAGGAAGCGATATAAAAGGCTCCCGTTCATGGATAAAATTAGGAACATTTTCGCTTCAACCGGCAGAGTTTTCAAAGACATTTACTGTTCTCGCCTTGGCAAAATATCTTTCTACAATGGGAGTGAACGTATCTAAATTGCGATACGCTTTAAGAGCTGCCTTATTTATTTTTGTGCCTCCCATTATAATAATTTTACAAAAGGAAACGGGTTCGGCTTTGACTTTTGCGGCACTTATTATTGTTCTGTACAGAGAAGGCTTACCGGGTGTTTATCCTGCATTGATGCTGGCATTTATTGTAATGCTAATACTCGCATTAGTTTTTCCCAATTGGGCAGTTGTAATGGGTCTGGCATTGGCTGGGGTACTTTTTTGGTATTTATTTTTGAAAAGATACGAACGAACAAAACAAAACTTTCAAAGGATTTTAGGATTGTTTATCTTGTTTTCAGGTTTTGTTTTGACGGTTGATTTTACTATAAATAATGTACTTGCTCCTCATCAGCAAAAACGTATTAAAGTTTTGGTTAACCCAGATATTGACCCCCTCGGTGCCGCCTGGAATGTGACACAATCCAAGACGGCCATAGGGAGCGGCGGATTTATGGGTAAAGGTTATCTGAAAGGAACCATGACCAAAGGAGATTTTGTACCTGAACAAACCACCGATTTTATATTTTGTACAGTAGGAGAGGAGTGGGGTTTTGTAGGCAGTTTTGTATTGTTAGGGCTTTATTTTATTCTATTAAACAGGATTTTAAGTCTTGCCGAAAAACAAAAGTCTAAATTTGCCCGAATATATGGTTATGGAGTGGCAAGTATAATATTCTTCCATATCTTGGTCAATATAGGCATGACAGTGGGCTTAATGCCCGTTATAGGTATTCCACTGCCTTTTGTAAGCTATGGAGGCTCCTCATTATTGTCATTTACTCTGCTTTTATTTATTTTCTTAAAGCTTGACGCACACTGA
- a CDS encoding peptidoglycan glycosyltransferase, which translates to MLENRKPTILIFFYTIGVIFLLRLFYLQVLDPKYRSLGATNSTRRQISIPLRGQVYDRNDKLIVANEEVYDMYVTPKKVKNMDTLSFCNLFKITKGYFDSTLAVATEFSKDRPSVFLRQLTKEDYASVVDAMIQYPGFSFEQSFFRTYPGGTLANALGYIGEIPQKMYEEQEESYYRKGDYIGLSGLEKFYENELRGTRGIRFTVMNVKGEEKGRYAEGRYDTTAVIGKNLYTSIDLATQQLADTLFSHKVGSVVAIDPKTGGIIAMGSYPTYDPRLLSGKEFSKNYAKLSRNPDRPLNNRAISAFYRPGSTFKLVQASIGLQMGVINPKTSFVGSPSAFPYHSGPIEAANLYNAIQLSSNPYFYNVYRKIIANNSETNPFKQARVGLEIWGEYVGRFGFGQKLGIDLPSETKGKVPDTKLYDKVYGKNQWKFSNFYSVSIGEGELGVNVLKLANLAATVANRGYWLTPHIVNSLGLNKTSAQGVKIETHKTGIEPRHYEEILKGMLLVVNNGTGRSAQVEGIEVCGKTGTSQNKKGKDHSIFIAIAPRYNPKIAIAVVTENAGYGGTASAPIVGLLIEQYLKGKVSREAYKNQIINTHYTTVAAAKSYKDKISAPKQTAPKKD; encoded by the coding sequence ATGCTCGAGAACCGGAAACCAACAATTCTTATTTTCTTTTATACTATCGGAGTAATTTTTTTACTTCGACTTTTTTATTTGCAGGTTTTAGATCCTAAATACCGGTCATTGGGGGCTACTAATTCTACCCGCAGGCAAATCAGTATTCCTTTAAGAGGGCAGGTTTATGACCGCAATGATAAACTCATTGTAGCAAATGAGGAAGTTTATGACATGTATGTGACTCCCAAAAAAGTCAAAAACATGGATACTTTGAGTTTTTGTAATTTATTTAAAATTACAAAAGGGTATTTTGATAGTACCCTTGCTGTTGCAACTGAATTTTCGAAAGACCGGCCATCAGTATTTCTTAGGCAACTTACTAAAGAAGACTATGCCAGTGTTGTTGATGCCATGATTCAGTATCCCGGTTTTTCGTTTGAGCAGTCGTTTTTTAGAACCTACCCTGGTGGAACACTTGCTAATGCTCTGGGTTATATTGGTGAGATTCCACAAAAAATGTACGAGGAGCAGGAGGAAAGTTATTACAGGAAAGGTGATTATATCGGACTTTCAGGTCTTGAAAAGTTCTATGAAAATGAGTTAAGAGGTACACGAGGTATAAGATTTACAGTGATGAATGTAAAAGGTGAAGAAAAAGGCCGGTATGCTGAAGGAAGATATGATACCACAGCAGTAATTGGAAAAAATCTTTACACTTCGATTGATTTGGCCACACAACAGTTGGCCGATACCCTGTTTTCCCATAAAGTAGGCTCAGTGGTTGCGATTGATCCTAAAACCGGTGGTATAATTGCGATGGGTTCATACCCAACCTATGATCCCAGATTATTATCAGGTAAAGAATTTTCTAAAAATTATGCTAAACTTAGCAGAAACCCTGACAGACCTTTAAACAACAGGGCAATTTCGGCATTTTATAGACCTGGCTCTACTTTTAAACTTGTGCAGGCGAGCATTGGTTTACAGATGGGTGTGATAAATCCAAAAACTTCGTTTGTTGGTAGTCCATCAGCTTTTCCATATCATAGTGGACCCATTGAAGCGGCAAATTTATATAATGCTATACAGCTATCCAGTAACCCTTATTTTTATAATGTTTACCGGAAAATCATTGCCAATAATAGCGAGACAAACCCTTTTAAACAGGCAAGGGTAGGGCTTGAAATTTGGGGAGAATATGTAGGCAGGTTTGGTTTTGGTCAAAAACTAGGTATTGACCTCCCCTCAGAAACCAAAGGAAAAGTACCTGATACCAAGCTTTATGATAAAGTTTACGGTAAAAACCAGTGGAAGTTTTCAAATTTCTATTCTGTTAGTATTGGTGAAGGAGAATTAGGTGTAAATGTTTTAAAACTGGCCAACCTGGCAGCGACTGTCGCCAATAGGGGATATTGGCTTACACCTCATATTGTAAATTCATTAGGTTTAAATAAAACCAGTGCTCAAGGAGTTAAAATTGAAACTCATAAGACGGGAATTGAGCCACGGCATTATGAAGAAATATTAAAAGGAATGTTATTGGTAGTTAATAATGGTACTGGTAGATCGGCTCAGGTTGAAGGAATTGAAGTTTGTGGGAAAACAGGGACTTCTCAAAATAAAAAGGGTAAAGATCATTCCATTTTTATTGCGATAGCCCCACGCTATAATCCCAAAATAGCTATTGCTGTTGTGACTGAAAATGCCGGTTATGGTGGAACTGCTTCAGCACCAATTGTAGGATTATTAATTGAGCAATATTTAAAAGGAAAGGTTTCAAGGGAGGCTTACAAAAACCAAATTATCAATACTCATTATACAACTGTGGCAGCAGCAAAATCTTACAAGGATAAAATTTCTGCCCCAAAACAAACTGCACCTAAAAAAGACTAA
- the tsaE gene encoding tRNA (adenosine(37)-N6)-threonylcarbamoyltransferase complex ATPase subunit type 1 TsaE: MLKNISEIKIDDVINSILKIGEGIKVWTLTGNLGSGKTTLTKAILSKMGISDQVQSPTFSYVNIYDQKIFHFDCYRLKSLEEALDFGIEEYLDSGKLCLIEWPEVIEELLPKPYLSIEIAYNQNDTRNYTLNIIK; the protein is encoded by the coding sequence ATATTAAAAAATATATCAGAAATTAAGATAGACGATGTAATAAACTCAATTTTAAAAATTGGTGAAGGAATCAAAGTTTGGACACTAACCGGAAATCTTGGTTCAGGAAAGACCACTCTTACTAAAGCAATTTTATCAAAAATGGGAATAAGTGACCAGGTACAAAGTCCTACTTTTTCATATGTTAATATTTACGACCAAAAGATTTTTCATTTTGATTGTTACAGACTAAAAAGCCTTGAGGAAGCACTGGATTTTGGTATTGAAGAGTACCTGGATTCTGGTAAATTATGCTTAATTGAATGGCCCGAAGTGATAGAAGAACTCCTTCCAAAACCATATTTGAGCATCGAAATAGCATACAATCAAAACGATACCCGAAATTATACTTTAAACATTATTAAATAA
- a CDS encoding alanine dehydrogenase, with protein sequence MSNDTLKELARQSALETKESPLAIFKSSKRLSLGVPKELSEQENRVPLTPDAVGLLVKNNLEVSVETGAGEKANFSDIEYSNAGARIVYNHKEIFENDIILKIDPLVNEEFDIIKPNTTLISTLNLPFLSKEYFENLNKKKITAIAYEYIQDKVGEFPIIRAMSEIAGSAVILVATEYLSSVNNGKGVILGGITGVPPTNVVIIGAGTVGEFAVRSAIGLGANIKVFDRQLYRLHRLQYAVGRRVYTSIIDSVSLGQALAEADVVIGALRGDKGMAPLVVSEEMVANMKPNSVIIDVAIDHGGCFETSIVTNHKSPVYKKHGVIHYCVPNIASRFAHTASMALSNIFSPVLLKTEGLGGVNEMIFQNQWFMKGVVCHKGSVTNLYLAKKFNLKFKDLGLLISAQF encoded by the coding sequence ATGTCAAATGATACCCTAAAAGAACTTGCCCGCCAGAGTGCCCTTGAAACCAAGGAATCGCCTCTTGCAATTTTTAAGTCTTCAAAAAGGCTTAGTTTGGGTGTACCAAAAGAGCTTTCTGAACAAGAAAACAGGGTTCCTTTAACTCCGGATGCGGTAGGATTACTTGTTAAAAACAATCTCGAGGTTTCTGTTGAAACCGGGGCAGGTGAAAAAGCAAATTTCTCGGATATTGAATATTCAAATGCCGGTGCCAGAATCGTTTATAATCATAAAGAAATATTTGAAAATGATATTATTCTCAAAATTGACCCTTTGGTTAATGAGGAGTTTGATATTATTAAGCCTAATACAACACTGATATCTACACTTAATCTTCCGTTTTTAAGCAAAGAATACTTTGAAAACCTCAACAAAAAGAAAATTACAGCCATAGCCTATGAATATATACAAGATAAAGTTGGGGAATTCCCGATAATAAGGGCAATGAGCGAGATAGCCGGAAGTGCTGTAATATTGGTTGCCACAGAGTATCTCAGCAGTGTCAACAATGGTAAAGGGGTGATTTTAGGGGGAATAACCGGGGTTCCACCGACCAACGTTGTAATAATAGGTGCTGGTACTGTAGGTGAGTTTGCAGTGCGGTCAGCAATAGGTTTAGGGGCTAATATCAAAGTATTTGACCGACAATTGTATAGGCTTCACCGCCTGCAATATGCTGTAGGACGGAGGGTTTATACTTCAATTATTGACTCGGTAAGCTTAGGCCAGGCTTTGGCTGAGGCTGATGTTGTGATTGGAGCATTGAGAGGAGACAAAGGCATGGCTCCCCTGGTGGTATCAGAAGAAATGGTGGCAAATATGAAGCCTAATTCCGTAATTATCGATGTTGCGATTGACCATGGGGGGTGTTTTGAGACTTCAATTGTTACAAATCATAAAAGCCCGGTTTACAAAAAACATGGTGTTATTCATTACTGCGTACCCAATATTGCATCCCGATTTGCTCATACAGCAAGTATGGCTTTGAGTAATATTTTTTCACCTGTATTATTAAAAACAGAAGGATTGGGAGGTGTTAATGAAATGATTTTTCAAAACCAATGGTTTATGAAAGGAGTGGTTTGCCACAAAGGCTCCGTCACTAATTTATATTTAGCGAAAAAATTTAATCTAAAATTCAAAGACCTGGGCCTTTTGATTTCAGCCCAGTTTTAA